TAAAAAGCGTTTTCGCCCGGCTTGCTGTGCGTGGTTACAATATCTGCTGCATGCAGGGTGCGGTTTCCCAGCAATACGCCATTGCCGCCCGAATGGGTATCCAGGTTAAGGTCAAGGTGGTTTTGATCCAATCCCCACCAGCAAATGCTGCCCGCACCTGTTTTTACACCAAAGCAGGCAGTTTGTTTCCCATCATTTATTAATATATACCATGGGCTTTTACTCCCATCAAAGCCCGATTTCCATTTTAAATCGCCATAGGAGCGTTCCCAATGATCGCCAAGGTATTTTGCCGATGATGGCGTATTGTGTTTCCAGCGCAACCTAACGGCGCTCAGTGGTTGTGTTGGCGACTGTAGGTAGATGGCTTTAGTATTGCCATTAGTTTTAAAATCAACCTCGATATCCTTGTAGGTGAATTTTGTGCCGCCGGAAGCTTTTAGCTTAACCCATTCTTCACCGGATTGCGCCCAAACCTCGTCGGGTGCATTCATAGTTGATGTTTGGGCTGATGCAGCATAAGTTAGGCGGCTAAACAGTACGGCGGCACCGGTTGTTGCCGTCAGTTTCAGGAAATGTCGTCTTTGCATAGTATAGTGATGTTCTGAATTGGATATACAACATTACTAAAAGCATTTAGTGATTTAAAATAAAATATTGCAAATTGTTGGTGCTAAAACGACTAAAGCTATTTTGCGTGCTCTAAAACCAAATGGCAAACTCGGTTTGCCCCGCGGTTATGGTTTTTAAACTAAATTCAAAACCATGGTTTAGGAGTATCTCGCGTGTTAAGGTAAGCCCTATACCTTGTCCATCTTTTTTGGTGCTGAAGAAGGGCGAAAACAGGTTGCTGTTTTGTTCGGCAGTGATGCCTTTGCCCGTATCGGCAATGATGAGTTTCCGTTCTTTGGAGAAGAGCGCGAATTTTACCAGCCCTTTATCTTCAATAGCTTCAATGGCATTTTTAACAATGTTTATGAGCGCCTGCTCCAGTTGTTGCTCATCGGCCATGATGCTTAAGGCTTCATCGGGCAGGTTAAATTCAAATTCAACGCCTTTTCCATTGGCTTTTGCCTGCATAAGGGTGGCTACCGACCGAACAAGCTTTTGAAGTAAAACAGGTTGTTTATTGGCAGGCGGGAGTTTCACCAGATCGGCAAAGTTGCGCATAAACAGGTTGAGGTTTTGGTTGCGGTCCATGGCTATCTGTAAGGCATCCTTAAGGGTATCAAACTCATGCCCGGCCCATAGCTGGTCGGTTTTCATGGCCGATTGCATAATGGAATTTACCGGCCCGATGGTATTGTTCACTTCATGTGCCATCATACGGATAACCTTGCCGTAAACCTTTTTCTCGGCCGCCAGAATCTCGGCAGTTAAATCCTCTATCATAATAAAATGACGCGAAAACCCCCGGTCAACAAAATGCGATTTCTGGAGCTTGAACGAATTTATACCGTCCGGCTTTACCACTGCAGTTTCGCCTGATTTAAGTAATCTCATCTGCGCAAACAGGGGATGGTCAAGGTCATAAATGGAATTGCCTTGTAACTTATCATCCGGGATAGCCAATAATTGCAGGGCTTTTGGGTTTATTTGTTGTATCCGGTCGTCAAAATCTAATATAACGATGCCGGTAGGTGAGGTATAGATCAGTTTTTCCAAAAAGAAATGTTGCTGTTCCTGCCTTGTACGTTCTGTTCTTAACTCGTCCATCATATGATTATATACATCAATTAATGTGTCAACCTCGTGCCTGCCGGTTGATAAAAATTTTACGTTAAAATCCTTGTCTTTTATGGCATCCAGCCCCTGCATTAATAATTTTAAAGGATTTATGAGTTGCCGGTAAAGCTGCACCGATACTACTACAGAAATAAGTACAAATACCTCAGATGCGATAAAGAAAACCTTGTTTTGCTGGAAAATAAAATAAGTGAGCACCAGCGTTACCAGGTGCAGTGTTACAACAAATAAAACATATTTAGTCCTCAGCTTCATCGTATGGTATCTGGTATTTGTCAAGCCTGCGGTAAAGCGCACTCCGGGTGAGCCCAAGGGCCGCCGCCGCCCGGCTTATTTTGTTTTTGTGGTGGTCCATGGCACGTTTTATCATTTCAACCTCCACTTCTTCCAAAGTTAGGGTACCTACGCCGGGTAATTGCATGTTTCCTTTTTTTACCGGCGATAATTCTAACTGCGACCGGAAATCATCAATCCCCAATTCATCTTTCCGGCTTACCAGTATTGATCGCTCTACCAGGTTTTTAAGCTGCCTGATATTGCCGGGCAATGGCAGTTGCTGCAGCCACTTCATGGCGGCGGCAGATACCGATAATTGGGGCCGGTTGTAGATATCCTTTAGGTTATTGATAAAAAAATCGACCAGTAAAGGTATATCCTTGGGCCGTTCGCGCAGGGCGGGCAGGTAAACGGTGATCAGGTTAATGCGGTATAACAAATCCTCACGAAAAGTACCGCGTGATACCATTTCGTTAAGGTTTTTATTGGTGGCACAAACCACCCGGGTATCTAATGTTTTGGTACGGCTGCTGCCCAGCATTTCGTAAGTACGGTCCTGTAATACCCTTAACAGCTTCACCTGGCTGCTGGCATCAAGGTCGCCAATTTCATCTAAAAATATGGTACCCTTGTGTGCCATTTCAAAACGGCCAATCCGATCAAAACGGGCATCGGTAAAAGCCCCGCGGATATGGCCAAACATTTCACTTTCAAAAAGCGAAGTAGAGATACCGCCCAAATTAACTTTGATAAATGGTTTATTGCGGCGCAGGCTGTTTTGGTGGATGGCCTCGGCTATCAGCTCTTTGCCGGTACCGCTTTCGCCCATAATCAGTATCGATGCGTCCGTGGTTGCCACACGGCCTATGGTTTCCAGGATATCCAGCATTTGAGGGTCCTGGCCAATAATGCTTTGAAAATTGTAGGTTTTATCTAATTGCTTACGGGTATGGTGTTCTGTTTTTTTATCCCTTAAATCTAACAGTGTTTTAACTGTTTGTATAAGGTGTTCGTTATTCCAGGGTTTGTTTATAAAGTCGTTGGCACCCAGCTTCATACCTTGTACGGCAAGCTGGATGCTGCCCCATCCTGTAATTAATATTACCGGGATAGCGCTGTTAAGCTGCTTTATGTTTTCAAGCAGGTTCATCCCTTCACGGCCCGATGTATCAATCGAAAAATTAAGGTCGAGAATAATCAGTTCAGGACTTTTTTTCTTTATGATCTTTATGGCCCCGGCGGGCTCTTCGGCGCTCACAGCATCATAGCCCTCGCTTTTGAGTAACAGCAAAAGCGAGGTGCGTACGGCAATATCATCATCAATAACCAGTATCATAATTGCAGGTCAATATCGTAATTAGTTAAAAGTATTGAGTGGTGAGTTTTGAGTTATTTTTATGATGCCCATATGCTATTCTTCGTGTAAAGCAACGGCGGGATAAATGGCAGCAGCCTGCCTGCCCGGATATAATGAACATAAAAATACCAGCAGGTAAATAAATATGATTGAGAACAGGATGGCTACCAGGTAAATCCCTGCCGAAAGATCAAACACGTTTAGCAATGGGAACTGCACGGCAAAAAATGACCCGATGATGAGCGAAAAGGTGGCCAGTATCATTGATTCCATAATGAGCTGGTTAGATACCGAGCTACCGGTGGCGCCAACAGCCCGCCGTAAGCCAATTTCGCCCCGGCGTTTGTTAATGTTATACCAAAGCACTCCAAACAGGCCGAGCGCCACGTTAATAACTAAAAAACAGCCTACAATACTTAGTACTATCATGGGCACTAAAGTAAAATAATTAATATCCTTACGTTTGTTTACAAGGTGCTCAATCTCCACGTTCGAATCTTTCATATAGTTGGCTAAAGTTTTGTACAGGCGGGCTTCGAAGGCGGCGTTGGCCCCGGGCACAACCTGCACCATGATTTTACCAAGCGACCTGAAAGAACCGGTGTCGGTTCTGTGGTATACCGCATCGCCGGCAGCAGCATAATCGCCTTTGGCTTTGATGGCCTGTATCACGCCTACTACTCTTTTCTTGTTTTTGCCGTCGTCGCTCTCATCAATGATTTTTCCTATCGCTTCGCCTTTACCAAACAGCTTCTCGCGTAATTCGTTATTGATAACTACAGGTGGTATTTTGGTAGCCACGTCGCTTTTGTTAAACCAACGGCCTTCCAGCAGCTGTGCGTTTAAAGTTTTCAGATAGCTATCCTCGGCATTATACATATTTACGTTGCTGTAATTGTGGTTATTGTAACCAGCCAGTCCTGTCCACGTATTTGCCGAAAAGGGGACGTTGTCGCTGCAAAAGCTGATTTCCTTTACCTCGGGCATGGCCTTAATATTATTACGCAATGTTTCGTAATAAGTATTCAGCGAATCGGTGTTTTTTGTTTGCAGGGCGTTATTATAACTAACAACCCATACGTTTTGGTAGCTAATCCCAATTGGCTTTTTATAATTGTTATAGTAGTAAACCAAAAGGCTAAATACCGCGAATAGCACCAGGAACGAGAATA
The genomic region above belongs to Mucilaginibacter sp. KACC 22773 and contains:
- a CDS encoding sensor histidine kinase, with amino-acid sequence MKLRTKYVLFVVTLHLVTLVLTYFIFQQNKVFFIASEVFVLISVVVSVQLYRQLINPLKLLMQGLDAIKDKDFNVKFLSTGRHEVDTLIDVYNHMMDELRTERTRQEQQHFFLEKLIYTSPTGIVILDFDDRIQQINPKALQLLAIPDDKLQGNSIYDLDHPLFAQMRLLKSGETAVVKPDGINSFKLQKSHFVDRGFSRHFIMIEDLTAEILAAEKKVYGKVIRMMAHEVNNTIGPVNSIMQSAMKTDQLWAGHEFDTLKDALQIAMDRNQNLNLFMRNFADLVKLPPANKQPVLLQKLVRSVATLMQAKANGKGVEFEFNLPDEALSIMADEQQLEQALINIVKNAIEAIEDKGLVKFALFSKERKLIIADTGKGITAEQNSNLFSPFFSTKKDGQGIGLTLTREILLNHGFEFSLKTITAGQTEFAIWF
- a CDS encoding sigma-54-dependent transcriptional regulator, which encodes MILVIDDDIAVRTSLLLLLKSEGYDAVSAEEPAGAIKIIKKKSPELIILDLNFSIDTSGREGMNLLENIKQLNSAIPVILITGWGSIQLAVQGMKLGANDFINKPWNNEHLIQTVKTLLDLRDKKTEHHTRKQLDKTYNFQSIIGQDPQMLDILETIGRVATTDASILIMGESGTGKELIAEAIHQNSLRRNKPFIKVNLGGISTSLFESEMFGHIRGAFTDARFDRIGRFEMAHKGTIFLDEIGDLDASSQVKLLRVLQDRTYEMLGSSRTKTLDTRVVCATNKNLNEMVSRGTFREDLLYRINLITVYLPALRERPKDIPLLVDFFINNLKDIYNRPQLSVSAAAMKWLQQLPLPGNIRQLKNLVERSILVSRKDELGIDDFRSQLELSPVKKGNMQLPGVGTLTLEEVEVEMIKRAMDHHKNKISRAAAALGLTRSALYRRLDKYQIPYDEAED
- a CDS encoding ABC transporter permease — translated: MFKHLFKLIWNKKKQNFLLMSEMLFSFLVLFAVFSLLVYYYNNYKKPIGISYQNVWVVSYNNALQTKNTDSLNTYYETLRNNIKAMPEVKEISFCSDNVPFSANTWTGLAGYNNHNYSNVNMYNAEDSYLKTLNAQLLEGRWFNKSDVATKIPPVVINNELREKLFGKGEAIGKIIDESDDGKNKKRVVGVIQAIKAKGDYAAAGDAVYHRTDTGSFRSLGKIMVQVVPGANAAFEARLYKTLANYMKDSNVEIEHLVNKRKDINYFTLVPMIVLSIVGCFLVINVALGLFGVLWYNINKRRGEIGLRRAVGATGSSVSNQLIMESMILATFSLIIGSFFAVQFPLLNVFDLSAGIYLVAILFSIIFIYLLVFLCSLYPGRQAAAIYPAVALHEE